A part of Saccopteryx bilineata isolate mSacBil1 chromosome 10, mSacBil1_pri_phased_curated, whole genome shotgun sequence genomic DNA contains:
- the LOC136314026 gene encoding uncharacterized protein, with translation MITPGGAPCLASAGELSSTWSRLSAGPLSRPRGPGLRLQRNEAFTSSAAAQPPCPAAAPRQPRRAAPQPSPTLSPAAAQPPSPATAPRQPRRSAPTATPRRPPALADPQPRCSAAPQPRRSASNPATAPRQPRRRAAPLPRRSAPTATPRRPQPRHRARSPAAAPRQPRRSAAPLPRRSAPTATPRRPQPRHRARSPAAAPRQPRRSAPQPRCSAPQRLSAPPGRVRDRVVFSNRTTRRYGQFGWA, from the coding sequence ATGATCACCCCGGGAGGTGCTCCTTGCCTGGCTTCCGCAGGAGAGCTCAGCTCCACTTGGTCACGGCTGAGTGCAGGACCTTTGAGCAGGCCCCGCGGGCCCGGGCTGCGGCTTCAGAGGAACGAGGCCTTTACAAGCAGCGCCGCAGCGCAGCCCCCCTGCCCCGCCGCAGCGCCCCGACAGCCACGCCGAGCCGCCCCCCAGCCCTCGCCGACCCTCAGCCCCGCTGCAGCGCAGCCCCCCAGCCCCGCCACTGCGCCCCGACAGCCCCGCCGCAGCGCCCCGACAGCCACGCCGCGCCGCCCCCCAGCCCTCGCCGACCCTCAGCCCCGCTGCAGCGCAGCCCCCCAGCCCCGCCGCAGCGCCTCCAATCCCGCCACTGCGCCCCGACAACCCCGCCGCCGCGCAGCCCCCCTGCCCCGCCGCAGCGCCCCGACAGCCACGCCGCGCCGCCCCCAGCCCCGCCACAGGGCCCGCAGCCCCGCCGCAGCGCCCCGACAGCCACGCCGCAGCGCAGCCCCCCTGCCCCGCCGCAGCGCCCCGACAGCCACGCCGCGCCGCCCCCAGCCCCGCCACAGGGCCCGCAGCCCCGCCGCAGCGCCCCGACAGCCACGCCGCAGCGCCCCCCAGCCCCGCTGCAGCGCCCCCCAGCGTCTCAGCGCCCCTCCGGGCCGGGTTAGAGACCGCGTGGTTTTCAGCAACCGAACTACAAGGCGTTATGGACAGTTTGGCTGGGCCTGA